Within the Gemmatimonadota bacterium genome, the region ACCACCAGTCGCGCAGACCGGCCATTGCAAGCCGCTCGCGCTCCTTGGGATCCTTGGGTCCACGGATCTCCTCGGGCGAGGCGATCCGGACCTGGATGTAGTCAAACGCCGACGCGCGTGTCTCGCGCGAATTGCGAAAATCAATCATAGTTTACTCCCCGCTCCCGTTGCCGCTGCCATTGCTCTCAGCGGCGATGAGGCCGTCACGCTCGGCGTTCATCCGGGCGGCGAACCCGGATTCGTTGGCACCCATTCGTACGTGGATGCCAAGCGCCTTCAGCTCCTGCACGAGAACGTTGAACGACTCTGGCGTTCCCGGCTCCGGCAGGTTCTGTCCCTTCACAATTGCTTCATAAACCTTGCTACGACCGTTCACGTCGTCCGACTTGACCGTGAGGATCTCCTGCAGGGTGTGCGCGGCACCGTACGCTTCCAGCGCCCACACTTCCATCTCTCCGAAACGCTGGCCGCCGAACTGGGCCTTGCCGGCCAGTGGCTGCTGCGTCACCAATGAGTACGGCCCGATGCTGCGCGCGTGAATCTTGTCGTCGACAAGGTGCGACAGCTTGAGCATGTATATCGTTCCAACCGTAACAGGCGAGTTGAACGTCTCACCGCTACGTCCATCGCGCAGACGAACCTTTCCGCCAGGCGTGATGCCTGCCAGGCGAATCAGCTCCGTCGCAGCCGCATCGACGTCGAAGTCCTTCGACTCGATCGTGCTCGCGAGCGCCGGAAGCTCCTGACTGCGGAGCAACGACGTCGCGCCTGCTGCGCGCTGCTTCTCCAGACTCTTCAGCTGCGCTTCGAACGATTCGCGATGCAACTGCGTGTATTCTTCATCCTCCATCGCGGACTTGTGGAAGGCGAGCTGGGTCTCCAACTCGGCCTCCTCACGCGCAACCAGATCCTTCGTTGTGGCAGCGACGAAGTCACGAACGCGAGCATAGATCGCCTTCGTTCCCGCGCCACGACCCTTCGCTCCGAGATCGTTGAGCGTTGCATCGGACAGCAGCTCGGTACGTGTGGCTTCCGAGCTTTCCGGCTTGATGTCGTTCAACAGGACGCGCACTTCCTCGTCCGTCATCCTGAAGTTCGTTCCACCCAGCTGCAGAGCGTCACGCACCCACGTGAGCGCGGCAAGCTTGAGCAGCATGCCGATCTCGCGCTCGTTCGCACCCTGGAACACCGGTGTCTTGGCGTAGAAGCCGAGCAGCTTCGCGGCCCACCCGAGGTGGGTCTCGAGAATCTGTCCGACGTTCATACGGCTCGGAACGCCGAGCGGGTTCAGAACGATGTCCACGGGCCGTCCGTCGGGGAGGAACGGCATGTCCTCCTCAGGCACGATACGGGCAACGATACCCTTGTTGCCGTGTCGGCCGGCCATCTTGTCACCGACCGAGATCTTGCGCTTCTCGGCCATGTAAACCTTCACGAGCTGGATCACGCCCGGCGGCAGCTCATCCGGCTGCAACACACGGTCGATCCGCTCTTCAGCCTTCTCTTCGAGCTTCGCCTTCTCGTCGTTTGCGGCGTCGATGATGACGCGCATACGCTCGTTCACGTCCTTGTCCTCGACGCGAAGCGTCTTGAGGTCGAGGGCGGCGAAGTTGACTTCGTCGAGCACTTCAGGCGTGAGACGCGTTCCCTGCGGAATCGCCTCTTCCACCGTACCCGACTTGAGTGCGAGCGCGACGGTCTGGCCTGCGAGCAGATCCAGCAGCTCGCCGTCACGGACGGCGTTCACGCGAATCTTCTCGAGACCTTCAACGCGCCGGATCTCTCCGATGCGCTCGCCGCGATCCTTCTCGACGACCTGATCTTCGACACGCGAGAAGATCTTGACGTCGATGACGACGCCTTCCATTCCGGGCGGCACCTTGAGCGAGGAATCCTTCACATCCTTCGCCTTCTCACCGAAGATTGCGGTCAGGAGCTTCTCTTCGGGAGACAGCTCCGTCTCGCCCTTTGGCGTGATCTTGCCGACGAGAATGTCGCCCGGCTTGACGTGCGCACCGATGCGGACGATTCCGCGCTCATCCAGATCGGTGAGCGCTTCCTCGGCGACGTTCGGAATTTCCTTCGTGATTTCTTCCTGGCCACGCTTCGTGTCGCGAACGTGCAGCTCGAGCTCCTGGATGTGGATCGACGAATACACGTCGTCCTTCACCAGACGCTCGCTCAACACGATGGCATCCTCGAAGTTGTGTCCGTACCACGGCATGAACGCCACCGTGACGTTCGCGCCGAGTGCGAGCTGGCCCTGTTCCGTGGACGCACCGTCGGCGAGTACGTCGCCGGCTGCAACCTTCTGGCCGCGATATACCAGCGGTCGCTGATTGATCGCGGTGTCCTGGTTGGTGCGCCAGTACTTCTTGATCTTGTACCTGTCGTGTTGCGTCAGACGCGCGAGCGGCCGATCGCTGTGCTTCTTCTGCTGAGCTTCATCCGCATCGACGACGATCTCGTCGGCGGTGACGCTCGACACCACA harbors:
- the rpoB gene encoding DNA-directed RNA polymerase subunit beta, giving the protein MPQTLKQISFAKLETGMEMPHLLDIQVQAFQSLLQRDAAEHEREDLGLERVFKDLFPITDVHENFSLDFKSYTVGEPKYSVAECIERDMTYSAPLKATLQLIVFEETADGKRPKNIIEKEVYLGELPLLTSLGTFVINGAERVIVSQLHRSPGVVFEEATHPNGQRLISARIIPFRGSWVEFTVDIHDVIYVHIDKKKKFPATALLRALGYGSNSDILRLFFAIRELDLVKKRESRMDLREVVGAIIAEDINLAGEASDPEAPKLKTKKARAQRERDESELLVKEGDELTEEVFNRLRRLNIETVKVFASYTLVDVRDEMDAVERGERPARRTIAIDAVDNKTGEVIAEAGEQLTDAVVKRLRDAEIGKVYVFVPSGRAESTLIRNTLLKDPTKSEDEALKQIYSLLRPGDAPNRETARDALNRLFFSPKRYDLGRVGRYKINQRLNTNRPAGETVLTKEDFVAIIRYLIELHEGRGDVDDIDHLGNRRIRSVGELIANQFSVGLSRMARLVKERMSINTDPEKISLDDLVNARTVSAVIQAFFGSSQLSQFMDQTNPLAELTHKRRLSALGPGGLTRERAGFEVRDVHYSQYGRMCPIETPEGPNIGLITSLATFARVNDLGFIETPYFVVKNEKVTREIAWLDANREEGAIIAQANAALNPDGSFMDELVLCRQGGDVPLSAPDRIDYMDVAPEQLVSIAAALIPFLEHDDANRALMGSNMQRQAVPLLNPRTPMCGTGLEEKVARDSGAVVIALRAGVVSSVTADEIVVDADEAQQKKHSDRPLARLTQHDRYKIKKYWRTNQDTAINQRPLVYRGQKVAAGDVLADGASTEQGQLALGANVTVAFMPWYGHNFEDAIVLSERLVKDDVYSSIHIQELELHVRDTKRGQEEITKEIPNVAEEALTDLDERGIVRIGAHVKPGDILVGKITPKGETELSPEEKLLTAIFGEKAKDVKDSSLKVPPGMEGVVIDVKIFSRVEDQVVEKDRGERIGEIRRVEGLEKIRVNAVRDGELLDLLAGQTVALALKSGTVEEAIPQGTRLTPEVLDEVNFAALDLKTLRVEDKDVNERMRVIIDAANDEKAKLEEKAEERIDRVLQPDELPPGVIQLVKVYMAEKRKISVGDKMAGRHGNKGIVARIVPEEDMPFLPDGRPVDIVLNPLGVPSRMNVGQILETHLGWAAKLLGFYAKTPVFQGANEREIGMLLKLAALTWVRDALQLGGTNFRMTDEEVRVLLNDIKPESSEATRTELLSDATLNDLGAKGRGAGTKAIYARVRDFVAATTKDLVAREEAELETQLAFHKSAMEDEEYTQLHRESFEAQLKSLEKQRAAGATSLLRSQELPALASTIESKDFDVDAAATELIRLAGITPGGKVRLRDGRSGETFNSPVTVGTIYMLKLSHLVDDKIHARSIGPYSLVTQQPLAGKAQFGGQRFGEMEVWALEAYGAAHTLQEILTVKSDDVNGRSKVYEAIVKGQNLPEPGTPESFNVLVQELKALGIHVRMGANESGFAARMNAERDGLIAAESNGSGNGSGE